TGGGCTATGGCAGCAACGCTAATGATGGTTGGCGTACCGTAACAAGACTTGGTTTGCAAATTAACGCCACTGATAGCGCTTTATATTTTACTCCAACTACTATTTTAGACGTATGCAGCACCAATTGCCGCGAAATTACCGGCTTTGAAAACGGTAGCGACTGCCATTGCGAAGACCGCGAATTTACTAAAGACCGCAAAGAAGTAAAAATGATAAGCAAAACCAATTTTTTTAGCCTTCGGCAAGGCTTAGGGGCTTTATTTGCTTATTAAATGCACACTATTTAAGCGTAGTTTCTAATGCTGTTTTAAATTTTCTAACTGTTTGAATTCAGTTTTTTGGCGTTCAATTTGTGTAGATAATGCTTTAATTGCATTTTCGATAGCTATTTTTTCCTCCGGATATAGACTTGCCTGGGTCTTATTTTTTCGGATAATTTGCTCTAATTCTTTGCTCAGTTGTATTACTGTTTTATTATCATCGTTTAAGGGCAAAGTTGTTGCTGAAGGGGCATTTTGGTTTACTGCGCCGGCATTTGTTAACAAATTGTTTGGTTGCACCTGCGGCGGTTTGTTTAAAATATGCCAGGTTAGCCCTGCTAAAAGAAGGGCTAAGAACAATATAAATAAATGTTTGGGCGTAATTTGCTGTAAAAAATTTTTATTATTACTTGGCGCACTCATTATGGTAGGGCAAAATATTTAGTAAAACGCAAACTTACAAAAAAAACTCCGCCAAACAAAACTGATTAAGCACAGCTTGTAACAAGGCAAAAAACAAAACTCGAACAAATTTTCTCATTCTTTAACCTTGAAAATAAAACTTTAATTTGGGTTGGGGGCTATCACCTTAACTTCGGCAAGTGGCGTCAAACTACAATTAGTAAAAGCGGCTATATCGGTACTAACAACGGGAGGTAATGTTGCTTGTATAGTATAGGCATCAATAGTGCCATTATTGCCAATACATAAATGGGCATCGGCAGGATTTGCTTTAAAAACATTGTCAATTAAGGAGTAATGGACATTTTTAATGCTATTTTTTAGACGCTTGGTTCAAGTGGACATTTTTAATGCTGTTTTTTTATTCACTTTTTTACATTATTCTTGAATATTTTATTTCTTTGCATGTCTGTAAAAACGGAAACAAGCTCTGCTGGGGAGCAACTTGTCAGGGATAAAACAGATGCTTGACGAAAATGTCTTATCAAAGGCTTACTGTATATTGTAAGCCTTTGATATTTTCAGAAAGCCCTTATACCTTTAAAAACCCATCTATAAATTTCATTTTCCGTTTCATTGATAGGCCATTATGGTTTCTTAATTTGTTTTTTAAATCTGCGAAATGTCCATCAATAGCATTGGTTGTGTTAGGTATTTGAAGTTCCCTGTTATCGTGCCAAGTAAACAACCAGGTAAATTATTCTTCAAACTACGATAAGCACTTCTAAGCCTTTTATGCGTATAAAACGATTTGTTTGTAGTCGGATTTACAGTTCTCTCGTTTAGAAACACTTTCCATTTTTCAAGCCATAGCCCTAATGTTCCGACAAAGCTTTCTTTGTCTGTTTGCTTCATCAAATCTACAACATCCATCAGCTCTTGTGCAGCTTTTAGCTTTGGCTTACGGGTCAAATATCTTCGAATTATTGCTGCTTGATGAAACTGGCACATTTGAACAGGAATACCCTTAAACGACGCAATTAAGCCTTTTCTTCCGTCACAAACAATAGCCGAAATAGTAAAACCTCGCCTTTTTAACTCCTTAATTCCTTCTATATACAGCGCATTTGTCTCTGTCTTCACATAATATTTCAAAAGGTTTTCTTTGGTGTAGGCATCTTTAAAAAGCATTACGCCAAAACCCCGCTCCCAATAGGTGGTGTCCATTAATACAACGACTACTCTACCTGTTTTTTCCGTAGCCACTATTTTAATCTTGTCTAACCGCCTTTGAATCGTTTTAACAGAACAATTATACTTGTGAGCTAACTGCAAATAGGTCTGTTTACCACTTTTGTATTCTTCCCATATTTGCTCGTTATTGATGCGTTGCCCACCTAAAAATTGTTTATTACAGCAGGCACATTTATATCGCTGTTTACCTTTTACTAACCCATTTTTCTTGGTAACAGAACTACCGCAGTAAAAGCACTTTTTTTATTCATAACCTTTGATTGTCCTCAAAGCTAATAATATTAAGCTTTCTAGACGATTTTAGCATCATTTTTGTCCATTAAGCCTAAATTAATACATCGGGCATAGGTTTGCCGGCAAAGCCAATGGTAAACAACAGTGCAAATGGTTTTGTACTGGGGGTAATAGCATTAGTTTTACTAAAGTTGTTATTATAAACGGCAATATGTTCGGGGTAGGGGTCGTAGTCGGCATCTTTGCTTAAAACATTGGCATCAATGGTTAGGTAGTTAATAATGCCAACACCTACGCGATTGTTATTTTTTATGGTATTATTAAATACTTCAACGGTGTCGGTGGCCAAAATTAGCACGCCTGTTCCGGGCGGAACCTCACCAACAATATTTCCTGCTGGGGCAAAATTATCTTGGTTGTTGTCAATAATTTGGTTGTTAAAAACCCTTGTTTTTGCGCCTCGCGCTATTAATAAATTAGGCAAATCGAAGACCAAAATGCCCCCTGTATTATTTATAGAGGTATTATTGTAAACATCGCTGTTTGAAGTATTTTCAATTTCAATACCCGCTACATTTTGCTCGGCTTTACAGTTGCGCACAATTACTGTATTTGACTGACCCACATAAATACCTGCATCAGATGCACCATAGGCATAACAGCCGTCCATTAATACGTGTTGGCAGTTTACTGGGTATAAGCCATAAGCACCATTTTTTTCGTTTGCGCCGTTAGTCCATACAGCGCCAACCTGATAATAAGTTACGCCTGTGCAGTCTTTGGTTTTAATGCCGTCGCCTTTGGTATTTTCAACGGTAAAGCCTTTAAGCAGTAGATTAGTGCAATTAGTAATTTTTAAACCTTCGGCACCCGCTTGTTGGTTGGCAAACGATAGAATAGTTTTGTTGAGACCAGCCCCCCGGATGGTGATGCCATCTTTGCCATCGAGCGATAGGGTAGTTTTGAACTCGTATTTTCCGGATGCCAAATCAATTATGCCGTTATTGTTCATATTAATTAGGGCTTCCTGAAGTTTTGCTTCTATATTTTCGGTATTAGGACCAAAAAAATAAATATTGTTTTCGATTATAGGCCCATAACCCAAATCGTTATTATGGCATCCGGAAAAAACAAAGGCTAAAACGAGTAATATCGTGCCTGAAAAATAATAAGGGGTACGCATTGGGTTTAGTTTGTGTTAAGCAATAAAGTAAAATGCAAAATAAATATTAAATATAATAATTTTTAAGTGTTGGGTCGTCTTCGTAAGCAGTTCCAATATGGCAAAGGTGGTCTAAAATTTCGGCAAATAAATCAAACAATAGTTTAAGGCGGTTAATGTCTTTAATTACGCCTACCACCATAAAGGTAACGCAATCAACATTATCGGGGTAGGTATTATCGAAGACGTGTGCGTTTGCCTTGTTTACAGTAATATAAATTTCGGGTTGATGGCTAATTAACATCCGGATATGCTCGTTGTTAAAAAATTTCCATAACTTATAATGGTCGTTTCCTTGAATGATATAGTTAGAATCAAAATCTTCTTGGTCAACTTCAACATCGCTCACCAAGCCCAACCATTTGCCCACATCGCTAAACCAACTGCGGCGGTAAATGGTAAATCTAAATTTATCTTTGTTAATAAAAGGTGCGCGCATACGGGTGTAGGTAATAGAGCTTTTTCCGGAGCTAACAACGTATTTATCTAAAATAATCATCCACTCTTTATGTTTCGCTCTTACTTCATCGTTTTTCCAGGTTCCACCATCATTATAGGTAGCGCCAATTTCGTTGCTTAACTGCGTCCAAATTTCTTTTCGACTTGGTCCAAAAAGTGCTTTTAAAATACTCATAATTAAGAAAAAAAAATTAGGATATGATAGATGAAATGAAAAATAACGGCAATTTTACGCAATAGTTTTTATTTTTTTACATGGTAACAACTAAAATTTGTACTTAATATTGGCAAATATGCTGTTTTTAAAGTGAAAGTATTTTTTGAATTATTTTTTACTGCTTGCAACCATTTTTAAACAGGTTACATCAAGTTTATAGTTTTTGTTTATTGAGCGTTGAATGAGTTTGGGAAAACAGGTGTTTTAAATTATTTTATTATGAAAAAGTTTGCTACCATTACCAAAAACCAACATTTTTTTATTTTTACGATTGCTGTTTTTGTAAGTTTGCTTGCTACTTATTTTTTATGGTCTAACGATTATACTTATTGCAACCAAAACAATTTGTCGGCTGCTTGTATTGTTGAGTTTGTTATTTGGGGTATTTTAAATTTTGCCGTAATTGCCCCAAGTTTGTATGCCGCCCGATATTTATTTCTTTTATGGCTTAATGCTTTGCAGCCTTTAAAACCCGTTAAAAATAAAGAAACTCGCGCCGGCAAAAGTGTGTTTAGCAATTAACCAATTCGGTAATTAGGCGGTAAGAGATGTATTTTCGCGCAAAACTAATAATGGTTTGTTAAAACTGCGCAATAAACGAATAGCAAAATCATCTAAAAAAAAATTAGCCCAAAAATTGCGCTTTCGATGAAAAACTACTGTTAAAGCTTGATTGTTTTCGGCCTGTGTTTCATTATTAAGTGCGTCTGCTATTGATGGCGCGCGTACTATTTTTACCTCAAACCTACAATCTAAAATGCGGTCTAATGCTTCGATGTATTGGGGCAACATAGAGGGGGCAATAGGTAAATTTGAGTTTTCGACGTGTAGCAATAATACCGGAATATTTAACATTTGCGCCAACATATCTATTTGATACAATCCCAATAAATTGTCGTACATTAATTTGGTAGGATAAATTATTTTTGCGAAGGGCAAAAAAGGTTTATCATCCGGAATAAAAAGCAGTACACAATTTGCGAGGGCTATAATATCATCAAAAACATGCCCAAAAATATAATCGCGCACATCAAAAGGGTGTCTAATTCTAAAAACCATACCCTGCCATGTTTTTAGTTGCGCTAATTGTACCAAACGTTTGTTAAAATACCCCCTAATAGGCAGCAAAGGCGCAGCATTTGCAAAATTTGTGCCCCGCATAAAACTATTTGCTCGTGCTTGTAAGTTTTCTTGAAAACTTAAGACTAAATTTTTAAGTTCTTGCCTGTTTAATCCCTTAGCAACCGGGTCTGGCTCGTAAATATGAAGTAGTTGCACTTGTGCTTCCAACTTGGCCGATAACCATATAGCAGCATCTCGGGCAGGTTTTTCTTGCTCGGTAAAATTAGTTGCCAAAACAATGCGATTTCTTTTGTCCATACGTGCAAGGTGCGAAAATACTAATTAAATCTTAAACAAATACTACCTGTTTCGGCAAGTTTTGTACTAAATTCCGGATTTACACCTTAACCGTTTTTCATTTTTTTGTAAATTTGTGCCACAAATACGATTTTGCCCAATTTACATACATGTCAGTTCAAGCTGTTTGCAAAATATTGATACGCCCATTTTTTACCACGCTTTGTTTGCACTTTTTATTTTTTGTTGCAAATGGGAAACTGACACTCCTAAACGCACAAACAAATTTGCCCCCGCCCGATTCGTTGTTGCTGCAAGGCGTAGCGGCGGCAAAAGAGCATCAGTATAATTTGGCTATTTCCACTTTAAAATTATGTACCAAAGCCTATCCAAGCAAGGCGGCAAACTGTGCCTACGAGTTGGCTTATACCTACTACCAGCTAAAAAATTATAAAAAAGCTATAAAAATCTTAAAGTCATTAACGGCTACAAATAAAACTGCCCAAGCCGAACATTTTTACCTTTTATCTAATATTTATTGGGATACAGAACAGCAAAAAAAGGCCACCGACTTATTAGAAAATGCCCTCGAAATTTATCCGGATAATGGCCAATTTTACGACCTACGCGGTGGCTATGCCTATTATTCCGGAAATAACGACGAAGCCGTTCGCTGGTGGGAGAAAGGCATCGCCAACGCCCCCACTTATGCCGACAACTACTATTGGGCAGCACAACTCTATTGCCGCTCATCCGAAAAATACAAAGGGCTAATTTATGCCGAGATGTATATGCTGTTACAACCCGGACATGCCCAAACCCCTGCTATCAGTAGCCTAATGGGGCAAACTATTTTAAATGCGTTTAACGCCAACGCTGCTACAAATAACAACAAAATAAATCCAATTTTTAGCCAATCGGCAGCACTAAATTCAATCTTAAACTTTGATGATGCCGATGACAGCGAAGAGGATTCGGCAGCACTTCTGGCCGACGAGACAAACCAGTTTACCGCGCCTCTTAAAACTACCTACCAGCAATTGGCAAAACCTATTGCCGACAGTTTAAAGCTAAAATTAATACCTGACCAACCGCTTGAACTACCTCAAATAGTTGCCTGGCGCGTTGCCCATACCCAAGCTATGCTAAAACAAGCGGCAAATTTTGCCCCTTCGGTGTGGTTGCAGTTTAATCAGAAAATAGAAAATTTGCAACTAAACACAGCTTATCAGTACTGGCTTTTAGGGGGCTTCGATAAAAACGCATTTAAAACATGGTACAATTCAGAACCTCAAAACGCAGAAGTATGGAAACAACTTAAAACGGTTATTAGCGAGTTTAACAATCAAAATTCCATTGCTACTTTGCCCTATGTGCAGTTTTAAACTCAGACCACCCAAAAATCAGAAAACACAACAAGCCCCTCTCCTCGCTAACCATTTTCAAACCAATTTTTTGCCGTAATTTTGCACCTTGTTAAGCCGCTTGAGCCGGAAAACTTTACCAATTAGTTCATTATGTCAGAAACACCTACACACCATAATAATCATCCGGATGATGGAAATAACAATGCCGCCGAGCATGGTAAATCGTTAAATTTTTTAGAACAAATTATCGAAGCCGACCTTGCCTCCGGAAAATACGGCAACCGCGTACACACTCGTTTCCCCCCCGAACCCAATGGCTATTTGCATATTGGGCACGCAAAATCTATATGCTTAAACTTTGGTTTAGCACAAAAATACGGCGGTAAAACCAACCTCCGCTTTGACGACACCAACCCTGCCGCCGAAGAACAAGAATTTGTGGACAGTATTATGGCCGATATTCGTTGGCTGGGCTTTGAGTGGGATGCTTTATTTTTTGCCTCCGATTATTTTGACCAATTATACCAATGGGCGGTACAATTAATTAGCGAAGGTAAAGCCTATGTTGATGACAGCTCGCCCGAAGCCATTAACCAAATGCGAGGCAATTTAAATACACCCGGAACAGAAAGCCCCTACCGCAACCGCACCATAGCCGAAAACTTAGCACTGTTTGAACGCATGAAAAACGGCGAGTTTGCCGAAGGCAGTTGTGTGCTGCGCGCTAAAATTGATATGACCTCGCCCAATGTGCATTTCCGCGACCCCGTTTTGTACCGCATTAAATTTGCCCACCACCACCGAACCGGCAATAAATGGTGTATTTACCCCATGTACGACTGGGCGCACGGCCAAAGCGATAGTATTGAACGCATTACACACAGTATTTGTACCCTTGAATTTGAGGTTCACAGACCACTTTACGATTGGTTTGTAGCACAATTAAACATATACAAACCCCAACAATACGAGTTTGCCCGGCTAAACCTCAATTACACCGTAATGAGCAAACGAAAATTAAAACAATTAGTCGAAGAGCAGTACGTTAACGGCTGGGACGACCCACGTATGCCCACTATATCGGGCATGCGCAGGCGTGGCTATACCCCCGCAGGCATACGCCTTTTTGCCGACAAAGTTGGCATCGCCCGCCGCGAAAATATTATAGACATGGGCTTGTTAGAGTTTTGCGTGCGCGAAAACCTTAATAAAATAGCCAAACGGGTTATGGTAGTGCTCGACCCTTTAAAATTAGTAATTACCAATTATCCGGAAGACAAAGTAGAGCAACTTAAAACCGAAAATAACCCCGA
The sequence above is drawn from the Sphingobacteriales bacterium genome and encodes:
- a CDS encoding tetratricopeptide repeat protein, with product MSVQAVCKILIRPFFTTLCLHFLFFVANGKLTLLNAQTNLPPPDSLLLQGVAAAKEHQYNLAISTLKLCTKAYPSKAANCAYELAYTYYQLKNYKKAIKILKSLTATNKTAQAEHFYLLSNIYWDTEQQKKATDLLENALEIYPDNGQFYDLRGGYAYYSGNNDEAVRWWEKGIANAPTYADNYYWAAQLYCRSSEKYKGLIYAEMYMLLQPGHAQTPAISSLMGQTILNAFNANAATNNNKINPIFSQSAALNSILNFDDADDSEEDSAALLADETNQFTAPLKTTYQQLAKPIADSLKLKLIPDQPLELPQIVAWRVAHTQAMLKQAANFAPSVWLQFNQKIENLQLNTAYQYWLLGGFDKNAFKTWYNSEPQNAEVWKQLKTVISEFNNQNSIATLPYVQF
- a CDS encoding universal stress protein, which gives rise to MDKRNRIVLATNFTEQEKPARDAAIWLSAKLEAQVQLLHIYEPDPVAKGLNRQELKNLVLSFQENLQARANSFMRGTNFANAAPLLPIRGYFNKRLVQLAQLKTWQGMVFRIRHPFDVRDYIFGHVFDDIIALANCVLLFIPDDKPFLPFAKIIYPTKLMYDNLLGLYQIDMLAQMLNIPVLLLHVENSNLPIAPSMLPQYIEALDRILDCRFEVKIVRAPSIADALNNETQAENNQALTVVFHRKRNFWANFFLDDFAIRLLRSFNKPLLVLRENTSLTA
- a CDS encoding right-handed parallel beta-helix repeat-containing protein, translating into MRTPYYFSGTILLVLAFVFSGCHNNDLGYGPIIENNIYFFGPNTENIEAKLQEALINMNNNGIIDLASGKYEFKTTLSLDGKDGITIRGAGLNKTILSFANQQAGAEGLKITNCTNLLLKGFTVENTKGDGIKTKDCTGVTYYQVGAVWTNGANEKNGAYGLYPVNCQHVLMDGCYAYGASDAGIYVGQSNTVIVRNCKAEQNVAGIEIENTSNSDVYNNTSINNTGGILVFDLPNLLIARGAKTRVFNNQIIDNNQDNFAPAGNIVGEVPPGTGVLILATDTVEVFNNTIKNNNRVGVGIINYLTIDANVLSKDADYDPYPEHIAVYNNNFSKTNAITPSTKPFALLFTIGFAGKPMPDVLI
- a CDS encoding glutamine--tRNA ligase/YqeY domain fusion protein; protein product: MSETPTHHNNHPDDGNNNAAEHGKSLNFLEQIIEADLASGKYGNRVHTRFPPEPNGYLHIGHAKSICLNFGLAQKYGGKTNLRFDDTNPAAEEQEFVDSIMADIRWLGFEWDALFFASDYFDQLYQWAVQLISEGKAYVDDSSPEAINQMRGNLNTPGTESPYRNRTIAENLALFERMKNGEFAEGSCVLRAKIDMTSPNVHFRDPVLYRIKFAHHHRTGNKWCIYPMYDWAHGQSDSIERITHSICTLEFEVHRPLYDWFVAQLNIYKPQQYEFARLNLNYTVMSKRKLKQLVEEQYVNGWDDPRMPTISGMRRRGYTPAGIRLFADKVGIARRENIIDMGLLEFCVRENLNKIAKRVMVVLDPLKLVITNYPEDKVEQLKTENNPEDPQADTREIPFSKVLYVEREDFMENPPKKFFRLAVGNMVRLKSAYIIRCDEAIKNEAGEVTELRCTYLPESRSGNDTSGLKVQGTLHWVSAQHALPIEVRQYDRLFMHENPAATDNYLELLNPDSLQVLPQALAEPSLAAAKVGEHFQFIRKGYFCTDPDSSLQSNENSGTKVFNRTVTLKDGWPKKG
- a CDS encoding DUF3137 domain-containing protein, encoding MSILKALFGPSRKEIWTQLSNEIGATYNDGGTWKNDEVRAKHKEWMIILDKYVVSSGKSSITYTRMRAPFINKDKFRFTIYRRSWFSDVGKWLGLVSDVEVDQEDFDSNYIIQGNDHYKLWKFFNNEHIRMLISHQPEIYITVNKANAHVFDNTYPDNVDCVTFMVVGVIKDINRLKLLFDLFAEILDHLCHIGTAYEDDPTLKNYYI